The following coding sequences are from one Lolium rigidum isolate FL_2022 chromosome 6, APGP_CSIRO_Lrig_0.1, whole genome shotgun sequence window:
- the LOC124661546 gene encoding uncharacterized protein LOC124661546, whose amino-acid sequence MVMEEAMDSDMSLSNMVLSFLEEGETERWPEENDDGEEEGSSGGGTAESKAFWQAQHSQLHEALSKTSTAESRIRAVAEDAMEKTRAVCSCARRAAAGDCRSCLLRRVSEQLRDAGYSSAICRSKWTRSLDIPAGEHSYVEAAVQTRSGKAVRVVVEPSFRAEFQMARAGADYRALVAALPEAFVGRADRLRAVVKAMCAAAKQCMKDNGMHLGPWRKHKYMQSKWVGTPQRDAAATAADSVTAGTSLSPEKQPKFRASMLSFDFGRAAAVVVA is encoded by the exons ATGGTTATGGAAGAAGCCATGGATAGCGACATGAGCCTGTCGAACATGGTGCTGAGCTTCTTGGAGGAGGGAGAGACGGAGAGATGGCCGGAGGAgaacgacgacggcgaggaggaggggtccAGCGGCGGCGGCACCGCCGAGAGCAAGGCCTTCTGGCAGGCACAGCACTCCCAGCTCCAT GAGGCTCTGTCCAAGACGAGCACGGCCGAGAGCAGGATACGGGCGGTGGCGGAGGACGCCATGGAGAAGACGCGCGCAGTCTGCTCCTGCGCGagacgggcggcggccggcgactgCCGGAGCTGTCTCCTACGGCGCGTCTCCGAGCAGCTCCGCGACGCCGGATACAGCAGCGCTATCTGCAGGTCCAAGTGGACGCGGTCCCTGGACATCCCTGCAG GCGAGCACAGCTACGTGGAGGCGGCGGTGCAGACCCGGAGCGGCAAGGCGGTGCGGGTGGTGGTGGAGCCCAGCTTCCGCGCCGAGTTCCAGATGGCGCGCGCCGGCGCCGACTACCGCGCGCTGGTGGCCGCGCTCCCGGAGGCCTTCGTCGGCCGCGCCGACAGGCTGCGCGCCGTCGTCAAGGCCATGTGCGCCGCCGCAAAGCAGTGCATGAAGGACAACGGCATGCACCTGGGACCCTGGAGGAAGCACAAGTACATGCAGTCCAAGTGGGTCGGCACGCCACAGCGcgacgcggcggcgacggcggctgaCTCGGTCACGGCCGGGACGTCGCTGTCGCCGGAGAAGCAGCCCAAGTTCAGGGCGTCCATGCTCAGCTTCGACTTCGGCCGGGCCGCCGCGGTGGTGGTTGCGTGA